The Bdellovibrio bacteriovorus W nucleotide sequence TTTTGTTCTCCTTTTAACAGGGGGAGGAGATCGCTTTTTCTTTTATTAGTTTAGGCAGTATGAGTTAGCGATAGAGCGGAAGTCTGTTGCTGTGCTCATGCTTTTGAACGGGTGCAGGTTTTGAAGGATTGAAGCGCGTTGAGCACCGTAGTTATCAACTGCATAGTGAGCAGGGTTTGCGTGGAACGGTGGTAGTAAGCTATCAACTTGTGAAAGTGTTACGTTTGAAGTGCTGTAAAGAGAAACCTTCAAAGCATCATAGTCACCTTGCACGTCGCGTAGATTTACTAGGATATTAACGTTGTTAAAGAAAGCAGAAGCATCGTTATAACCATAAGAAGTCGCTACAGAAGAAACATCACTCCAGCGAAGTGTTGTTTTCCAATCAGTCAAAACTTGACCGTTTGAGCGAAGAGTTAAGCGGAATGAAAGTGGAGTTTGATCTAAGCTTGACTGACCTGAAGCATTTGCCATCCATCTCCACATAGCGATGTAGCTGTCATTAGCTGTAAAGCTTGATGGAAGTTGCGTGATGCGAGCAAAAACATAGTCCATGCGAACAGTGTTGTTCTCTGTATAGCTTTGCGTGCGCACAGTGATCGAAGAGTTAGAAGCTTGGTTGCAATACGCAATGGCTCTATTAGAGTCTACAATTTGGTCTACTGGAAGGCGGCTAGAGAAGTCAGTGCCCTGTGGTTGATTGTTGGAACCACACGCTGTTAATAGAGCCACTGTAGAAAGTGTAAGAGCTGATTTTAAGATGTTTAAAGTTAGCTTGTTCATTTGGAACCCCCTGTTGCCTTTATACTTAAGCAACTGGGGTGCCATATTTCACTCTGAAACACCTGTAAAACATATTTAATTACATATACTTACGGTGTTTTTAAAATCTCACCTTGAGTCGATCTCAAGGTGAGTCGTCGAACCATGTGCTCGGTGACATGAATTGCTGTCACCGAAAGTGTCACTGTGTTTTTATGAGTCACCAAGTTCAGCCCAAGTAATTCCATCACCGCCACCATCGCGAGCGCCAGCTTTCCATTTCTTCACGTAGATAGAGCGAGAAAGGTAAGTGCGCACAGCCTTCTTCAGAGCTTCAGTTCCATGACCGTGAATAATTTTGATACGGTCTTCGCGATTGTTGGCGGCTTTATCCAAAGCGACCTCTAACTCTGACAAGGCTTCGTCCACGGTTTTACCACGGAGATCCAACGCTTTTTCCTCGTCAGAAAGAGAAACGCTAAACCCGCTACCGCTTTGACGAATAATTTGTGCCGTTGGATTAAAAGGTTTTCCAGGAGGGCGCAAGTCTTGCCAGTGCAATTGAAGGCGAACCGAACCGGAAAGAATAGAGACTAAGCCCTTTGACGATGGAGTGCTTTGTACGATGCCATCTTGATTCAAAGAGGAAACAAAAACCTTAGATCCCGATGGGAATTTTTTTGCAAACTCCTCTGCAGACTCAGGAGCGCCAGCTTGAGTAATTGGTTTTGCTTTTACGATTTCTGGCAGCTTGTGTTTGATCTCTTGCAGTGCTTGGTGTCGTTTGAAAGTGTCAGCAACTTTTGCATGAGCAATCGCTTCTTCGACTTTCTTCTCGGCCTTGCGCACAGTCTTTTGCAACCAGGCTTCTTTTTCTTTATTAAAATCATTCAAAAGGTTTTCGTACTTGCTCTTTGTCTCTTGAGCTTTGCGAGTCTCTTTGCGCAAGTGTTCTTGTAAAGAACTGATGTCGCTCTTTAATTGTTCAATCTGTTCTAGACCTTCAAGGCGCGCACGCGTTGCCGGTGCAAGAACTTCAAGAGCTCTTTCAACGATTTCCTTTGCAACACCAACACGCTTCGCAGTTTGAATGGCTAGCGAATCCCCAGGGATGCCTGCGATGAATTGATAGGTCGGGCGACCTGTGCGTGAATCATACTCAAGACTTCCATTAAGGATTCTTGAATCCTCATCCCAACCGGACTTTAAAGGGCCTAAGTGTGAAGTGATCACAGCAAAGACATCTTGCTTTGAATAAGTTTCGATAAAGGAGCGAGCTAAAGCTGCGCCTTCTTCAGGGTCTGTCGATCCACAAATTTCGTCGAGCAAAATTAAGTTTTGGCGACCTTTTAAGGTTGCTGCTTTGCCAAGAATTTTTAAGTGCGCTGCAAAGGTACTAAGTTCTTCATCAACACTCTGTGCATCGCCGATACCAATAAGAATCTCTTTGAAGAAAGGAATCTTTGAAGAAGGGGCTGCGCATACTAAAAGTCCACAGCGCGCCATTTGTGCGGCAAGGCCCATGGATTTCAAAAGGACCGTCTTACCACCAGCGTTGGGACCGCTGAGAAGTAAAATGCTTTTGTGGTCCTCAAGATGAACCGTGTTTGCGACGACAGGTTTGCCAGATAGTTGTAAAAGCGGGTGGCGAACATCGTTCAGTTCAAACGTGTCATCAGAAAAGTCGATGGCATTTGCTTTGATAAGAGTTGCAAATTGAGCTTGTGAAAAACGAATATCACAGGACTCCATGAGATCGCGTGCCATCGCAAAGTTGTCATTCTGAGAAGCTAGGTAATGAGAAAGCTCCGTTAAAAGTCTTTCAATCTCTTCTTCGATATCAACTTCAATTTGGCGCAGGCGATTGTTATTCGGAATGACTGATTCAGGTTCGATGAAGACCGTTTGTTTTGTGTGAGAGGCTGCGTGAATCACTCCAGGGAGTTGATGTTGCATTCCACTGCGCACTGGAAGAACCCAGCGGCCTTCGCGAGTTGTTACGTACTTATCTTGAAGAACGTTTTCCATTTGGTGTGCTTTAACCAAACGATCGAGTGTGTTTTGAACTTCACGTGCAAGGCGCTCTTTTTCACGAAAGAGTTTGTAAAGAGTTTCGCTGGCATCGGCACGAATTTCTCCACCCGGAGTCAGAATCTGATCAATCGCGGAAAGTGGTTCTTCCGCATTGAAGATTGTGG carries:
- a CDS encoding DNA mismatch repair protein (COG1193 Mismatch repair ATPase (MutS family)); this translates as MQNLVMLDWQEVLERIRNFATSAVAREKILKLGPLNSEREAYQSFSETHDAAAILGGGIRPYMESLDLYANWIARLRKKAVLKNLEIKDVRSFCLEALALREACQGVENDWALSIASTIFNAEEPLSAIDQILTPGGEIRADASETLYKLFREKERLAREVQNTLDRLVKAHQMENVLQDKYVTTREGRWVLPVRSGMQHQLPGVIHAASHTKQTVFIEPESVIPNNNRLRQIEVDIEEEIERLLTELSHYLASQNDNFAMARDLMESCDIRFSQAQFATLIKANAIDFSDDTFELNDVRHPLLQLSGKPVVANTVHLEDHKSILLLSGPNAGGKTVLLKSMGLAAQMARCGLLVCAAPSSKIPFFKEILIGIGDAQSVDEELSTFAAHLKILGKAATLKGRQNLILLDEICGSTDPEEGAALARSFIETYSKQDVFAVITSHLGPLKSGWDEDSRILNGSLEYDSRTGRPTYQFIAGIPGDSLAIQTAKRVGVAKEIVERALEVLAPATRARLEGLEQIEQLKSDISSLQEHLRKETRKAQETKSKYENLLNDFNKEKEAWLQKTVRKAEKKVEEAIAHAKVADTFKRHQALQEIKHKLPEIVKAKPITQAGAPESAEEFAKKFPSGSKVFVSSLNQDGIVQSTPSSKGLVSILSGSVRLQLHWQDLRPPGKPFNPTAQIIRQSGSGFSVSLSDEEKALDLRGKTVDEALSELEVALDKAANNREDRIKIIHGHGTEALKKAVRTYLSRSIYVKKWKAGARDGGGDGITWAELGDS